Below is a window of Amphiprion ocellaris isolate individual 3 ecotype Okinawa chromosome 15, ASM2253959v1, whole genome shotgun sequence DNA.
TAACAGtgtattgaaaaaataaatatcccAAACAACTGTACAATCTATTATTATGCCAcacataaaaatagattttgtaGAACACACTGTCTCTTAATTTAAAACAACTTTAAgcataaatttatttttcttaagccTGCCTGGAATCAAAACAAGATCTTTACAGAATATTTACACAACAGGACAAACATTTGAACTGATGTTTGTATTTAGTGTCTGTGTGTAGAGATACAGTCCATCACTTTATATTCTTActtcaaatatattttctgtacaTTAAATGATTTTCAGCTGCACCACAAACCAGATGTAAATGTGTTCCTAACAGATTCCTGATAAATCCAGATCATCACCAGAGTGATGAAAAACTGCCTCCATCAGTTTCCTGTCCTGTTTGTCCACTGAGAGGACTGGAGTCAGTCCCAGCATCCAGAGACGAGGTTCACTTTATCTCCAGCAGGAACACAGAAAGACCAGCTACACTGACAACTGCAGGATGTTGAAACTCTGCACTTTACATGTTTCTGGAAGCTGCTGGTtgatttgcagcattttatctTAATGTTTATGTCATTATATCACCAGATCCTCAGAGGATACGTCTATGAAAAGAGGAATGCATgtaatgtgtctgtgtgtctgaataTGTTTATCTACAGCTGTATTATCAATATTAGTCATTGTTGGATTTATTGATTTACAGGAAAACCCCAaaccagaaatatttaacagtaAATATGACATATGTGTTTCAGATGAGGAGGCATTTCTCTGATTCACTGTGTTTGTATGAAGAACACTGAGATGCTTTCAGTGATTTTTAGATAATTAGAAtatgttttactgcaaatattCATCATTGTGTGTTTTACCAGAGGAAATTCCACTGTTCAATGAGAAACTAAATGCTCAAAACAACTTAACATCATTGTGTTTGGTGATTTCTTTTAGTCAGTTTTATATTTCCTTTGAATTtgaatcagaaaatatttccaatttaATCCCCAACACTTCTTCTACCAGTTTGTGATATTAATGATGAATATCCAATGAATTCCCAGTTTATGGAGGAAAATGTGGAACACTGATCTGTGTTCCAGTGAAAATTATTATCTTAAAAcctgaagagacagaaagaaaaaaactatctAGTTGATATAGAGTTCAacaatgtaattaaaatatcaTTTAGACCTTCAAAATCAATGAGTCAGCTTTatgtgttaatattttgtcaagTACAAAACTTTTATAGATAAACACTACAAACATTTGTTAGAACTCAGTCCAGCCATTTGAATGAATTGATGCTGGTATTTTTTGAAAGGTTCATATCACATTACTTTTTCATCTAATTCACTTAATAATCTCTTTAACTTCATGTATAACAGCTTCAGCTTTGTTAAGAAAGGAACTGAAGGTTAATTTATTCTTTACAACAGCAACGTGTCTCAGAAGTTTGAACGTTAGACTTTACATAACATGTTGTGAATCAGCTTTGTTCAACGTATGATTGAACTCATTGAGTGCAGGGTTGTGTTTGTCATTCAGGCATGTGGATGTCACACCTTCTGCCTCTGGATTCAGATGGTGGCAGGTTTCTCCCTTCAccctcctttcctctctctcctcaggTGGGTGTGTGAGCGTTCAGCTGGTGGGCAGATGCTGCCAATCCAGGAACCTGGAACTGGAGTCATCAAGACAACTACCTCCTCTCCCATGAAGACAGACTCTGCACATTACTCAGTGCTGGACTGTTGAACAACCACAGTCAGTCCTGACAAATCTATGTTTAATAGTTGACattattcagtttttatctAAGTGAAGTAAACTGTGGTGGACATCAATAACTACCTTATAACACTTTCATCTCTTTGCTTTTAAGTTTGAGTTTTATGGGAGTTTGTAATAGATGCATTAGTGAAATACTGACATCTACCTTTAAATTACATAGAAAAATCTATATAAAAGAAACCAACCAAAAGACAAAGTAAGGAAAAAGAAGTTCCATCCAagacacataaaaatacaagaacTGCAGGATTATTGTAGAAAACTGTGTGTTTGGCACCTTCATCACCTCTAATTTCTCAAAGCTCATAGTTCCTGCATTAACTGAATACTAATATCAACATTTAGATTTAAAGTAATGTAGTTCTGATGACAAGTGTAGTTAAGAAATTGGAAGATGGtacagaagagaagaaagacagACGAAGAGACATGAAGCAGAGGTGAGAGAAGGTTAGAAAAGCAGAGTAATGACAGCaatagagacagaaagaaattgAGAAAGATGAAGGAAGACAGAACAGAACAAATGTGGTGATAAATAAGAGAAGGACAGAGAtaaaagggagagaaaagggaCAAAGTGTGAACTGAGACACAATGACttgtttctttgaaaacaaagtaCATCAGAAATCAGGCAGATTAGCATCTTATCAATGACATTAAATCAGGTCATGTGATTTTACCTTTTGTCATCAGAGAGCTCCTCCCATAGTTCACTTCTTCAGCCACTCAGGACACTTCTGGGTGTAGAAGTGGATCTTCTGAGCAATGAAACCTCTGTTACTTTCATGCTTGTGTTTGGTGATAACAGCCTGTTGTTTTGGAGCGATGAGTGTCTCTGTCTTGAAATCAAATGATAAGAAGTCTTCTCCATCATAACCATACAGTCTGTATCCATTAACATCATTTGTTACATTTGTCCCATTCACAGCTGTACATCACCTGGTTAATGTGGACAcgtgagagaaaaagagacacaaagactgCAGCAAATCAAAGCAAGATCACAGCACAGTCTTCTGTTCAGTTTATgtcacatatttatttatttatagtgtTGACCTGTAGTGGAGGATGGAGAGAAAACTACAGTGAAGGACACATAAAGTCAGACTTTATAAAATGTTTGGTCTGTGAGGATTTTCTGATCAGCAGTGGAAGCTGGACGGGATTCAGGATTCACTGTGAGGCTCTTCTTCTTTAACTGTATGACTTTCAACAACAGCAATATGATACAAAATAACACTTTAGATCAATATCATCAAAATGTGAGTCTGTCATAATATTTTCTGTTGTATCAGTGAGGCAGAGGTGTTGTTCTGCAGACATGTAAACTCTGAAATGTTATGCTGTTATGGCTGAAACTATTGTCTGTTTCAATCTGTGTGACTTTTAAATACTTTCGTGTTCATGTTGCAGTGTGGAGAAAATAAATCTCATGTTCTGCTCTACATGTTTCATCTGAACTTCTTCTAGAAtctctgaaactgaaaatatttacatagcagtgaaaacaaacatacacaggTTTGAGTTCTTAACaataattgtgtttttagaAGGTAATCTTTGTCTTCAGTTTCTCAGAAAGCATAAAACACCAGAAATATTTCTCCTCCTGTATGATTAGTGATACTAACagagctgttttctgtcacGTGTTGATATATGATGTAGCCCAAACTGAGGCTCTGATATCATTCATCTTTATCgacttttctttcctctgcatCAGTTAAACTACGTTGTGATAATAATCTTTGTCACCTCTGTGTTTCTTTCTCCACAGGAAGGTCAGAGGATGCATGTTAATAATGAGGCCTGAACTGTTGTGATTGGAggaaactcttcctgttcactgCATCAGTACCTGAGTTGATCAGTTTAGAGGAGTGAGCAGAGTGACAGCGCCCCCTCTGGACACATCCTGTATCTTCCTCTGAGCTCATGATGGGAAACCACCTGAGAATCACACTTTGATTTTAACCTTCAAGCCAACTTTATTTAACTGGCTGTGGAATTCCCCAAATTGAGGATAGCAATACACTCCTTTTAAATGGCTTATTCCTACCTGAGGATgtcatgttagtttctgttGGTCTCAATCTGTCAGTTTCTCCTCATAAATGACTCACAATGAATTAGAAGTTATGGAAAATAAAACCCaccaaaatgcatttattatcAAGGAAGAGTCCTGagcagtaacaaaaaaaaaagccccttAATTTCAAGAATTTCTCAATTTGGGATAAAGTATATACATTTATCCAcctaaaaagttaaataaagaaatCCTTTTACATTCACTTTCggaacaacacacaaaacacttaaCTTGGTTTCCAGAGTCACTTtatttatattacattttaatctGTATATGGAACAGTATAAACTAGGAATGTCACACTTGATACAATAATGACCTCAATAATCCCGACACCACACACAGAACGCaaagaaaaatagcaaatatgtgCCAATAAATGAAGCTTtgagaaaaattcaaaatgaagaaaacagtccaaaggAAAAATTTCTATTTGAGTAAACCTGCTAAATTCTAAAACTGTATTATTCAATTTCACATGTAGATATATAAATGAgaatcaaacaacaaaactttaaTCTACAAACCCACTGAAACAGCTGCACAGATCAGACATCATTTACAGACCATCAGAGATCTGAATCTGATCAACATGTCAGAGGACTGAGACTGAAATCCTGCATGAACTGTGTTAAACCAAGATCTGCtccattttaatcatttgatgAACTCAACTGACAAAAGGATGATCAGTGTTCATAAGTCATTAATTCAAACACAAGGTTCTGTTCAGCTACATTAAAGAGAACAGCAGCTGTTTGTTctgtcttcctgtctttgaTCTCAGAAAGCTGCTGCAGTGATTCCTCTCCACATAACATCTACTGACACATCTGGACAGCAGCATCACCTCTGACAACATGTCATTCATTCACTCAGAGCAAGATTCACCTCCACAGTCAAACTTCTAACGACACATTtaccaagaaaagaaaaacacaaactgcatttaATTGCAGCATGTAGACAGAAATGAACCATGGATGCTggtaaactggaaaaaatgaagATCCGAGGCACAACAATCAGCAAAATGTTCCAGAGAGGAGATTCAGACACATTTGACCTATTTGATTTCAACTCAGAAGATTTTGTACTTCGCCTGTTTTGTAGATTAAAACCACAGACTGAGATTTGTTGATGCTACATTCATTTAgtggtttttatcattttctccTGTTCATCGCTGATCTTCTGTTGAGACAGTTGAACAAACAGGGAGAAATAATGAAGCTGTTATTTGCCATGAATCACAGTCTGTCACCTTTCACTTTATACTTTACATCTAGATTTTATTCTGTAGCTACACTGATTCACAAAGTGAGAAATCAAtcaagaaacaaacattttcaataTAAAACATCACAGGACGACTACACATCTAAATGCTTCTGAATGTCTGGTGAAACCACAGTAATATATACATGTGTTTAGTTTGATGAGCTTCGTTTACGTGATAATGTGCTCACCTTCTTAAGGTCTAGATCTTCAGCAGAGGAAGACGAAGTGTCAGAAGtgcctaaaaaaacaaaacaattcatTGTGAAAAAGAGAATTATGTTGAGACAAAACTTAACTTTAGTGATTTAGTGATCAAGTTTTTCCAGCTGATGTTTACAAAATCCTAAAAGTCGTTCAAAAGCATAAAATAAACttgaaacatgtaaaatactTACTGCTGGTACGACTGAAGcctgaaatacagaaaacagcatTACAGAGGTGTTATTCATTCAGAATGTATCAAAGAACACAGTAATAAAAGCATCTATCTGCAGCTCTAGTATAAAACATTTCAACTATCTGTCAAATAAATATCTAGTATTTAGACTTTGCAAACATGAAAGATATAAAGACTTAACAGCATTGACACCACAAAACTGGAAATGTTGAAGCACATTGAAACTAACATGGTCTAAAAAGATGATTAAAAACATGTATTGTTCCTcacttttatattttcttcCATAGAAGACAACATAGATGACAACTGCAGTGATGCAGGCTGTCAGGACCAACAGTCCTACAGTTCCtccaaaaacagcagcaacagggAATCCTGAAGAACATGGAACCAAAACCAGACATTCATCCTGTTTATCTCACTGTTGAGCCTCTGGATGGTCAGATTATGTTCATCAATATAGCTTCCATCATTCAAGCATTTAAAGAAGATCACAAACTAGAGAGATTCTAAGTGTGTTTTAGTGAATATTTAGAGTTTGTTTTACCACAAACGCAGCAGTGAAGCttgtaactgatttttttttttaatactggCTTGCTGAAAAGTGGTttacaatattgcacataatTTCAAAAGTTGCTGCAAACTGTGATTGTACTTGAATGATAGAAAATcatgaataaagaataaatactCTCTGTGTTACAAACACCACATAAAGGTAAAAATATCAGCATCAAATCTAAGTTGTCCAAAGATCAGAATCATCTGTCAGCAGCAGAAATCTCAGCAAGCAAACATGAAAGCACTTGATCAGAAACACCTATATTCACATTATAAAGATAAATTCACCCCAACAAAGACAATAGAACaaataacattaattttaatgcagctgtgaagaagCAACACACAAAGTAATGAAGAGAGTCAGAATCATGTATCATGAATGAAGAAGATGTTGGTGATAAATATGTATGACTTTGAACAGAGATATGTGGTGGtaaataaaaagttaattttaagAGCGCATTGAGTAGCTGGCAGTAGAACAGTATTTCTATGCAACTTTACTACAGTTATCAGGTTATAAGCTACAGTATATTGGAAGTGTTCAGCAGATTTCAGTCTTACCTTCATTGGTTCTGATCACTGATTTGTCCAGTTTGGTGATGATGTCATCTTTGACACCAGACATCTGAAACACACAGTCGtacttcttccagtcttcaggaGTGATTGATGAAATCTTCAGGTCAACACTCATCTGGAAGGTTCCATCATGGTTGGGGAGGATCTCTCCTTTGTCCACGTCCTCATGAAGCTCCTCTCCATCTTTCCTCCAGAACAAGTCGGCTCTGTCAGGGTAGAAACCTGTAGCGTGGCAGGTGACCTGAGAGGAGGGAGTCTTCTGGAGGAGAGACACTGAGGGAAGAtctgcagagagagaagagaaagacagcTCATAGTTTCTGTATTAACTGAATACTAATATCaacatttagattaaaaattaTGTAGTTTGAATGCCAAGTGTAATTAAGAAAAAGGGGTAATGGTacagaaaggaagaaaacaaaaacatgaaatgtgaGGAGGTGGTGACAGAAGGTTCGAAAAGCTGTGAATAGACagtaaaagagacagaaagtaaggcagaaaataaagacaacagaatTAGAGTGGTAACAACTATGtaagacagtgacagagataTCAGAGGGAGAAAAGGGACAGAATGTACACTGAGACAGTgggttgttcattatttcaatgTACATCAGAAATTGAGGCAAATGTGCATTTTATCAAAGACATTAAATCAGGTCATATGATTTTACCTTTTCTCATCAGAGAGCTCCTCCCATAGTTCACATACTTCTTCAGCCACTCAGGACAAATCTGGGTGTGGTAGTTCTTTAACCCTGCTGCTCGAACTTTGTCATTTTCCCACTCGTTTTTAGTGATGACAGCCTGTTGTTTTGGAGCGATATATGTCTCTGTCTGCAGGTCCAATGATATGAAGTCTTCTCCATCATAACCATACTGTCGATATCCATTAACCTCATCTGTCTCATCATCCCATTCACAGCCGTACATCATCTGGAAAAGGTGAACACCTGAGAGACACAAAGACTGTAGTGAATAAAAGTGAGATCAAACCACAGTCTTCTGTTAACAGTTTACATCACATATTTACCACAAAGATACACTGGTCAACACATTTCTAACCAGCTAATTTACATCTGCTGTTATCAACCTCTTCCAGATAATCATCATGTGAACAGTGTTGTAAATGTTATAATTAAAGGTTTGagtttacataataaataagttCATATGGTTTTAATTTGATGttataaataatatttcatagcttgtaatttgattaattaaatTAGTTAAAACAGTAAAGGGGTTCAACGTTCCACGTAGGAACTAAAGTTGCACGTTTGGTTCCGCCACGGACTGAGAAAGAGACAGCATGATCGGAGGACAGGTTCACAAGCCAATCTGGATGCATTTAAGTGATTTTCACGGACTGCAAGGACTTTAAGGACACTCTCATGACTGGCAGTGCAACGAggtattgtttgtatttatttgtgaatGTCTGGACAGTGATTGTTACTGAGAATGCTGTTCAAAGTGCTTCTACTGTGCACAATTGCAGTTCTCACGGCGTTAGCCTGACGTTACCCTGAAATGAGCTTGGCACGAACCTGGCGTGTGAGGATGAAATCACTCCAAAGACTGTCATAAATAAACGCCCGTTCAAAAGAACTACCTGCGTCTGTCATGAAGAGAGTTACAAGTGTGAACATCTCAGACTGAGACAGAATCTGCTGGGAAACACTAAGATCCAAACACAGTCCACTTCCTGTCtccaccacagacacacactgcctCCACTAACACAGTTTAACTCCACTATCAGAATTAAAGCTCCAACTTGAACAGATATTAAGTAAACGCCAGTACACTGAAACATTGACATCTCCAGTCTCTCCAGGAACTCGTGATGTTGCGATTACACCAGTTCAAGAGAATTCAGCCAATCTCCACAAATTCTGCGccaccttgcaattttgtccaatcactgtaacttttccacaattttggccagcctcctgtgagttccaccaatcatagcagtctcCAGCGCAAACGTAATGCACATATGTCACTGAATTCACCTCCTTGTCTACGGTTTGAACATTCAGGCATGTGtgattctaatgtctctcacttaccaacaaaaattactgctaaagacTGTGTAaaacaattccctgatgttcttcaccaaagtgGAGGTAAACTGTTTTGCATCCGTGACCAGCTGTGAGCCCGTGTGAAAACCTGTGTGCTACGATATGAAATTGCCaatgacagatatgtccaaatatgattcatttaataggaaatgatcatttagtgccttaaatctaTCAACcgcttcatgttaaaccagtatcttgCTGGTGCTAATTTCCCATGGTGGTGCCAGCTTTGGTGTAAATGGATGGTAAATGGAGCATGATAAAGGATTTGTttcggaataaatattgtcaattgaaatgttgaaacatgttttaaaagctgaaaaaatgcatctttttagCATCTGTTACTGTCTCCTGCAATTTCATTGCAACAAATAGCTTAAAGCTTCGCAACTTGCAGCGCAATTTTTTCAAAAAGCTGCTgtgaattcaggcattttaggctGCAACAGTCTGGAAAAAAACCcacgaaatcctggagggactgcaTCTCATTATAAAATTAATGCAGGTCTTTTTCTGACAGTATTGTTACTGTGTGATAATAATTGTCTAGTCAGGAAAAGAGTTCTACCATCAATACCAACATTTCGACAGAGCAAGGGTGAACATAAAGTAAGACAGAGTTTGTCTGCAGTCATAAAACCACCAaatcctgctgctctgcactTTGAAAGGGAAGCTGAAATTGATGCTCTGAATTTTGGACTGAATTTGTGAACACAGCCAGTTAAACAAACTAGACAATGCTTACTTTTTACCATTAACCTCTGTTTGTATCATTATTTAACTCTGTGTTGTGACTGCTACAGACATAACATAGTGAGATATAGTGAGGGATGAACTACAAGCAATCTATAAAACAGATTTATGAAGTTGCTGACAATCTGTGGTCAAGTGAAGTTAATCTAAATTGTAGGTTGACTGTATGAATTGTTGTTACAACATTTAAATCTGTGATCTAAATGAGGCAATTGAAATGCCTCAttgaaaatgagacatttcaATGAGACATAAATATGTGCACATTCATTTACACTCACACCAaatgaatattattttttgcaaagcacaatgaaaacattaacaaccatccatccatccaatatctatacaccacttaatcctcattagggttgcaggggagctggagtctatcccagctgacttagggtgaagacagaggacaccttggacaggtcaccagtctatcacaggactacatacagaagcaaacacactcacatttacacctacagacaatttagaattgtaagaaccaattaacctcaacatgtttttagactgtgggaggaagctggagaacccagagaaaactctcgcatgcacaaggagaacatgcaaactccatgcagacagATTCAAGGAAGGTGTAGATATGAACCAgagaccttctagctgcaaggtgagagtgctaaccactgagccactgtgcagcctgagaACATGAACATGTACCAGTAAATAATGAAACATGAACAAACCTTCAGTTTGGTTGAAGCGTTGCTTTAGTGTTTCAATGTTGCCTTTGAAGGCCTGCTGTTCACCCATAAAGATGCCAGTGCTCCTCTCCAAGTACTGTGGATCCTCATCTGTGACTTTCTTCATCCAGTCCTGCTTAAGCACTACTGTCCTGGTGTTGCTGTCATAGTGAACCATCTGAACATCATCAACCATCCCAACAACCACAAACTCTGGGGAGTCTGGGACTTGAGAGGATCCAGTGTAGAAATATTTCAGTGAGTGAGACACTGTAAGGAAAAAGTTAATGTTGTTTCAGAATTAgttttaaacaataaacaatcaaTATATCTGATCAGtttgttttgaagaaaaatatatatattattaaatacTTGGGATGTAACGATACACAACTCATAATTCAATATgattttgtcatgatttttttttagcagaataAGCATGCAgacaaatgactgaaaaagaTTCCTTTAATTAtttctcagagaaaaaaaaacacaattctgAGGCAGGATGCCACAAAACCAAACTATGCAATgaatgcatatttaaaaaatatatacatatttaaatacataaaaaccacaaactgcttccaacaccttgttgaaagtatgacaCCTAGAATTaaagcagttctgaaggcaaaggGAGGTTCAACTTTTTGCTAGcaaggtgttcctaataaagtggccagtgagtgtataacagttttttttttaaactttaaatcttATGTACgaatgtctatttttttctaatttttatttgtatgatAAAATACTGGCAGATATTTTATGAACTAAAATTCTAACATTCCCTCCACCATGAGCTGATCTTTATTCCCTGTTTGCCATGAAAACCAATTAAGagtaaattattcaaattattGTCTATTTCAGACTCTACTGTTTAAATGCATGTAGATCATATTTCTGTGCTTCTAAAGATTCcatagtttgtttgtttgcttctaTTGTGACTTAAAACATAAACTGAGCAGGAAGTTTAACAATCATCTCGTGAATTGTCTCTGGTGGACAAACTAAGAGGatgctgttttttaattaactcaaacctattttaatatttctgttctGTAATTTTGTATTACTGATCAGTCATCATACATATTTATACCAATATATCTAAACAGAACTAATAtttgtatatacagtatattggTGATTAATTTTTCCATCTAGTTTTactaaaagcattttattataaatacagTTAATGCTGTAACTTTCATGAAAATATAATAGactaaacaacacaaactgtagTAGTCTCTGGGGAACATATTTCAATagtttaataaaatatattatatgCAAACAACTTAATATTCAAGTCCTGCAGTTTataattctgtgtgtgtgctcctAAATGATGAAATATTCACACACATCAGCAAATGATAACAGATAATGTACCAACAAAGCAGgaagctgtttctgtttctgcaggtgAGAATATCCTAAAAACAACACCATTACATGACACGTAGCTCCactgcagataaatagaaagaatttaaaattaaactttgtcacatttaaacatttcaatGAATTGTAGTGATAAGTTTATAGAATGTGTTAATTCCAATTAATGAATATAAAAAGGTTACTGATTTCTTTTCACATGGTCTCTACAATAGGTTTACAACTATTATTACTATATTAATGACTTTTTACTGACTTGACTTTCTGAatctttgttgtttatttagaCTAGAAGTTCAGaagcatcattttttaaaatcttattttatttcttaactTTATTAATACTTTATCGATCCCACTTGGacaattgtgtttttgcagcttgtTAGGAAGCTGGGGTCAGAGCACAGGGTCAGCCAAACTACTGCACCCCTGGAGAGCAGAGATATGATCTGATCTTTTCTTAGccaaaattttatattttttttcataaagtttctcagtacttttaCACACCAATTCATGTCCCTGCTCAGGACATATTCATATTCAGTCATATTCAGGGCACCATATGACACATAGAAACTCTGATTGTTGTGTTATCCCtctttttttactgtacttttgaGGTTGCCTGAGCACAAGTGTCTTCCTGTGATTTCTTACCAGTATTTGACTACTACCTgatcagatgttttgttttatctgagCCACAGTCCCAAATCAAAAGACAGAAAGTTTACAACAGTGAAATGCAGCAAATCTTCACTTCTGAGAAGCTGAacaattgaaaatgacaaaaatgatcatcaaaatgttaataaatacaTTGACAACCatttcaaaatgtattctaaataAATTTTAGTCATAGCATCCctcattttctgttcattttgtttcacgtATTTTCTATCTATAGACGTCAGCTGGGAACTCGAGTGTTTAATTACTTAAAATccaatgttgtttttaaataaaatacatttaacacATTACAGTGGCTACCTTTACGTTATGGGAAGAGTATTGTGCCAGAAAATTAAACTGCTATTATTATTTATAGCAACCAATGAGTTCAGTTCTACCTTGCCAACAGCCACATGTTAAAGTAGCAATATTGCataaactttaaattttaaGGTCTTATTTTTGACctcaatgtatttatttctacaTATTCCCATTTGTTTTATATTATGACATGTAATTGCTTACTATCTGTTCTGTGGTATGCACGTCCTCTATAGCAAAACACCACTGAACCATCAATGCGTTAACGTTGACAACAACATAACATAGAAATGGATCAGAGCACAGAAGCGTCTGCAGTTTCTACACAaagctggttgttttttttttaattggactTCTGAACAGCCGCTTTCCTATATACACGTAAAGTTTCTGTCTCAGGCCTAAAATATTAAGAAGGAAGTCCCCTAAGTCCTGATTCCCGTAACAGACGCTATCGAACCAAACATTCATATCTACATTAAGACACGAAGCTTTATTATAACTCACCTGCCGT
It encodes the following:
- the LOC111584590 gene encoding H-2 class I histocompatibility antigen, Q9 alpha chain-like isoform X1, whose product is MKILILVFLVGICQVTAVSHSLKYFYTGSSQVPDSPEFVVVGMVDDVQMVHYDSNTRTVVLKQDWMKKVTDEDPQYLERSTGIFMGEQQAFKGNIETLKQRFNQTEGVHLFQMMYGCEWDDETDEVNGYRQYGYDGEDFISLDLQTETYIAPKQQAVITKNEWENDKVRAAGLKNYHTQICPEWLKKYVNYGRSSLMRKDLPSVSLLQKTPSSQVTCHATGFYPDRADLFWRKDGEELHEDVDKGEILPNHDGTFQMSVDLKISSITPEDWKKYDCVFQMSGVKDDIITKLDKSVIRTNEGFPVAAVFGGTVGLLVLTACITAVVIYVVFYGRKYKSFSRTSSTSDTSSSSAEDLDLKKKISDEQEKMIKTTK
- the LOC111584590 gene encoding H-2 class I histocompatibility antigen, Q9 alpha chain-like isoform X2 translates to MKILILVFLVGICQVTAVSHSLKYFYTGSSQVPDSPEFVVVGMVDDVQMVHYDSNTRTVVLKQDWMKKVTDEDPQYLERSTGIFMGEQQAFKGNIETLKQRFNQTEGVHLFQMMYGCEWDDETDEVNGYRQYGYDGEDFISLDLQTETYIAPKQQAVITKNEWENDKVRAAGLKNYHTQICPEWLKKYVNYGRSSLMRKDLPSVSLLQKTPSSQVTCHATGFYPDRADLFWRKDGEELHEDVDKGEILPNHDGTFQMSVDLKISSITPEDWKKYDCVFQMSGVKDDIITKLDKSVIRTNEGFPVAAVFGGTVGLLVLTACITAVVIYVVFYGRKYKSFSRTSSTSDTSSSSAEDLDLKKISDEQEKMIKTTK